From the candidate division WOR-3 bacterium genome, one window contains:
- the leuC gene encoding 3-isopropylmalate dehydratase large subunit yields the protein MGHTITEKILAAHAGLEEVNPGDHIFASVDFMVANDITAPLTIDIIEKIETKKIKNDKIALTPDHFTPNKDIKSAENVKKLREFSRKWGVKYFFETGRCGVEHCLLPELGLVVPGDLVIGADSHTCTYGALGCFATGVGSTDLAGALLTGKIWLRVPETIKIEYTGKLKKWVYGKDLILMTLKELGNISGIYKALEFGGEVVSSLSIYQRLTMSNMAVEAGAKNGIFIPDEVVEEYVKGRAKREYKFYKSDPQAKYSEIKNFDVSELEPQVALPHLPSNAESVLNIGKIEIDQVFIGSCTNGWYEDLEIAAKILRGKKVAPSVRLIIAPPTPDIYLKALKNGLLEIFAEAEAVIGPPTCGPCLGGHFGVLAEGERALATTNRNFVGRMGHYKSEVYLSNPAVAAASAIAGRIVHPEEVV from the coding sequence ATGGGGCACACAATAACGGAGAAAATTCTTGCTGCACATGCTGGTTTGGAAGAAGTTAATCCTGGAGACCACATTTTTGCTTCCGTTGATTTTATGGTGGCAAATGATATTACTGCTCCATTAACAATTGATATTATAGAGAAGATAGAAACAAAAAAAATAAAAAATGATAAAATTGCTCTTACTCCAGATCATTTTACGCCTAATAAGGATATAAAATCTGCGGAAAATGTGAAAAAACTTAGGGAGTTTTCGAGAAAGTGGGGGGTTAAATATTTCTTCGAAACAGGTAGATGTGGAGTTGAACATTGTCTACTTCCTGAGTTAGGTCTTGTTGTCCCTGGAGATCTTGTAATAGGAGCTGATAGCCATACTTGCACATATGGAGCTCTTGGATGTTTTGCAACTGGTGTTGGTAGCACTGATCTTGCAGGAGCGCTTTTGACAGGGAAAATCTGGCTTAGAGTTCCTGAGACAATTAAAATTGAATATACGGGAAAGTTGAAAAAATGGGTTTATGGTAAGGATTTAATTCTTATGACACTAAAAGAGCTTGGAAATATTTCTGGAATATATAAAGCTTTGGAGTTTGGGGGTGAGGTAGTTTCATCTCTGAGCATATATCAGAGACTCACAATGAGTAATATGGCAGTAGAAGCAGGAGCGAAAAATGGAATATTTATTCCGGATGAAGTGGTTGAGGAATATGTAAAAGGAAGAGCAAAAAGGGAATATAAGTTCTATAAAAGTGATCCTCAAGCTAAGTATTCGGAGATAAAAAATTTTGATGTTTCCGAACTTGAACCTCAAGTTGCTTTACCTCATCTTCCTTCTAATGCAGAAAGTGTTTTAAATATAGGGAAGATAGAAATTGATCAAGTATTTATTGGTTCTTGCACAAATGGTTGGTATGAGGATCTTGAAATAGCTGCTAAGATTCTGAGAGGTAAAAAAGTTGCTCCCTCTGTTAGGTTGATAATAGCACCTCCAACACCCGATATTTATCTTAAAGCTCTTAAGAATGGATTACTTGAAATTTTTGCCGAAGCTGAAGCGGTAATTGGTCCCCCAACTTGTGGACCTTGTCTTGGAGGTCACTTTGGAGTTCTTGCTGAAGGTGAAAGAGCTCTCGCAACCACAAATCGTAATTTTGTGGGAAGGATGGGTCATTATAAAAGTGAAGTTTATCTTTCCAACCCCGCAGTTGCAGCAGCTTCTGCAATTGCAGGAAGAATTGTTCATCCTGAAGAGGTTGTATAA
- a CDS encoding 3-isopropylmalate dehydratase small subunit gives MNRIKGKVWKFGDNIDTDVIIPARYLNITNPEELATHIFEPLKGENFNKVIAKGDIIVGGDNFGCGSSREHAPIAIKESGISCIIAKTFARIFYRNSFNIGLPLIIHPEASQEIQEGEELEISFEEGKILNKSQGREYSFPPFGDMILELIKCNGLIPYILKNYPEIKRDWRES, from the coding sequence ATGAATAGAATAAAAGGCAAAGTCTGGAAATTTGGAGATAATATAGATACTGATGTTATAATTCCAGCTCGTTATCTTAATATCACAAATCCAGAAGAGCTTGCGACACACATTTTTGAGCCTCTTAAAGGGGAGAACTTTAATAAGGTGATCGCAAAGGGAGATATAATAGTGGGAGGAGATAATTTTGGTTGTGGTTCTTCAAGGGAACATGCTCCTATTGCTATAAAGGAAAGCGGGATTTCGTGTATTATAGCTAAAACATTTGCGAGAATTTTCTATAGGAATTCTTTTAATATAGGGTTGCCTCTTATAATTCATCCTGAAGCTTCCCAGGAAATCCAAGAAGGAGAAGAATTAGAGATTTCTTTTGAAGAAGGAAAAATTCTCAATAAGTCTCAAGGGAGAGAATACTCTTTTCCACCATTTGGGGATATGATTTTAGAACTTATAAAATGTAACGGATTAATTCCGTATATTTTAAAGAATTATCCTGAAATTAAAAGAGATTGGAGGGAAAGTTGA
- the ilvD gene encoding dihydroxy-acid dehydratase: MRSDAIKKGIERAPARALLYGCGFDPKDIDKPFIGVISSLTNIIPGHIHLRDIQEAVINGIYAGGGVPFYCSVPGICDGIAMGHSGMSYSLPSRELIADFVETFINAHQLDGIVLITNCDKITPGMIMGAARLKLPTIVVTGGPMLSGRYKMRKLSLVRNTFEAVGAYKAGKITQEELFALEKEACPGAGSCQGLYTANTMACLTEAMGLSLPGCATALAVSAEKRRIAYRSGERIVDLVKNNVTIDKILTRKSIENGIKVDMALGGSTNTVLHIPAIAYEVGIDLPLEVFDEISKDTPNIVKIEPAGDYYMEDLNYAGGIPAVLKVLKSKINDCITVSGLTTKEIAENAEVYDSNIIRSIDNAYGQEGGIAILRGNLAPGGAVVKQSAVDESMRCFTGRARVFNSEEEAIEAILNRKIREGDVVVIRYEGPRGGPGMREMLNPTSAIAGMGLEKSVALITDGRFSGGTRGPAVGHISPEAALGGPIGLLKEGDEIKIDIPNRRIDVLVEDAELEKRRKKFKPLKKPLSRGYLERYSKMVKSAGEGAVFE, from the coding sequence TTGAGAAGTGATGCAATAAAAAAAGGTATTGAGAGAGCTCCTGCAAGAGCTCTTCTTTATGGATGTGGATTTGATCCTAAGGATATAGATAAACCTTTTATTGGAGTCATTTCTTCTCTTACTAATATAATTCCGGGGCATATCCATTTGAGGGATATTCAAGAAGCTGTTATAAATGGTATTTATGCAGGGGGTGGAGTTCCTTTTTATTGTTCTGTTCCTGGAATTTGTGATGGAATTGCAATGGGGCATAGTGGAATGAGTTACAGCTTACCTTCAAGAGAGTTAATAGCTGATTTTGTTGAGACTTTCATAAATGCTCATCAGCTTGACGGTATTGTCCTTATTACTAATTGTGATAAAATTACTCCAGGTATGATAATGGGTGCTGCAAGACTTAAATTACCAACAATAGTTGTAACAGGTGGTCCTATGTTAAGTGGAAGATATAAAATGAGGAAACTTTCTCTTGTTCGCAATACTTTTGAAGCAGTTGGTGCTTATAAAGCAGGTAAGATCACTCAAGAGGAACTGTTTGCTCTTGAGAAAGAAGCTTGTCCTGGAGCAGGATCCTGTCAAGGCTTATATACTGCAAATACAATGGCTTGTCTCACCGAGGCTATGGGTCTTTCTTTACCTGGTTGTGCCACAGCTTTAGCTGTTTCTGCTGAGAAAAGGAGAATAGCTTATCGCTCTGGAGAAAGGATTGTTGATTTAGTTAAGAATAATGTCACTATTGATAAAATTTTAACAAGAAAGTCTATAGAGAATGGGATCAAAGTAGATATGGCTTTAGGAGGTTCTACAAATACAGTTTTGCATATTCCTGCTATTGCATACGAAGTGGGTATAGATTTGCCATTAGAAGTTTTTGATGAGATAAGTAAAGATACACCAAATATAGTTAAGATTGAACCAGCAGGAGATTATTATATGGAGGACTTAAATTATGCTGGAGGGATTCCTGCCGTTCTCAAAGTCCTTAAATCGAAGATAAATGATTGTATCACTGTTAGTGGACTTACCACAAAGGAAATAGCAGAGAATGCTGAGGTTTATGATAGTAATATAATTAGGTCAATTGATAATGCTTATGGTCAAGAAGGTGGGATTGCAATTTTAAGGGGTAATCTTGCTCCTGGAGGAGCTGTTGTAAAACAATCCGCTGTAGATGAGTCTATGAGATGTTTTACTGGGAGAGCAAGAGTTTTTAATTCTGAGGAAGAGGCAATCGAAGCTATTTTAAATAGGAAAATTAGAGAGGGTGATGTTGTTGTAATTAGATACGAAGGTCCAAGAGGTGGACCTGGAATGAGAGAAATGTTAAATCCTACTTCTGCAATTGCCGGTATGGGTCTTGAAAAGTCAGTTGCTCTTATAACTGATGGAAGATTTTCAGGAGGGACAAGAGGTCCTGCTGTTGGACATATTTCTCCTGAAGCTGCTCTCGGAGGCCCAATTGGACTTCTTAAGGAAGGGGATGAGATAAAGATTGATATTCCTAACAGAAGGATTGATGTTTTAGTGGAAGATGCTGAACTTGAGAAGAGGAGAAAAAAATTTAAGCCTTTGAAAAAACCTCTTTCCCGTGGATACCTTGAGAGATATTCCAAGATGGTTAAATCTGCTGGAGAGGGTGCAGTTTTTGAATAA
- the ppdK gene encoding pyruvate, phosphate dikinase — protein MEKMVYFFGDGKADGNIKMKNILGSKGAGLAEMTNIGVPVPPGFTITAECCIYYEKHKKYPEGLEEQIEENLRKLEKVMGQKFGSEENPLLVSVRSGAAISMPGMMDTVLNLGLNEKIAKALAEKVDPRFAYDSYRRLLQMYGDVVMGVDHDDFEEIIQKKKDEKGVKSDSELKGEDWKEIAEKFKALIKEKTGKDFPEDPKEQLRGAINAVFASWDNKRAREYRRIHNIPENLGTAVNVQAMVFGNKGEGSGTGVAFTRNPATGENTFYGEYLLNAQGEDVVAGIRTPGPITHKQKIESGSPIEALEDLMPDIYAQLEDVRKKLETHLKEMQDLEFTIENNKLWVLQTRTGKRTAMAAVRIAADMVEEGLITKEEAIMRISPEQIDQLLHPMIDPKAKVEVIARGLPASPGAASGEVVFTAEEAVEKANSGKKVLLVRHVTSPEDIAGMHAAEGILTSRGGMTSHAAVVARGMGKPCIVGAESISIDYNSKSFKVKDIVVKEGDFITIDGSTGAVMLGEVPTIEPEISGSFQKIMEWADEIRRLGVRANADTPTDAKKARDFGAEGIGLARTEHMFFGEDRIPAMREMILSETPEERERALKKILPMQREDFEGLFRVMDGYPVIIRLLDPPLHEFLPEDPKAIEELAQNMGISVKKVEEKIKSLEEANPMLGLRGCRLGILMPEITEMQARAILEAAVNVAKENVKVLPKIMIPLAARKEEVASQREIIDKVAKQVFEEKGMSVEYQVGTMIELPRAALTADEIAEVADFFSYGTNDLTQTTYGFSRDDVGKYTPEYIEKGILPNDPFQTLDQEGVGQLIEIGLKKGKKTNPKLEVGICGEHGGDPASIEFCHRIGLDYVSCSPFRVPVARLAAAQAVLKEKNK, from the coding sequence ATGGAAAAAATGGTGTACTTCTTTGGTGATGGGAAAGCAGATGGTAATATTAAAATGAAAAATATCTTGGGAAGTAAAGGGGCGGGGCTTGCAGAAATGACAAATATTGGAGTTCCTGTTCCCCCAGGTTTTACAATCACAGCAGAATGTTGTATTTATTATGAAAAACATAAGAAATATCCTGAAGGTTTGGAAGAACAGATAGAAGAGAATTTAAGGAAATTGGAAAAAGTAATGGGACAGAAGTTTGGATCTGAGGAGAATCCTCTCCTTGTTTCTGTTCGCTCTGGTGCGGCTATTTCAATGCCAGGGATGATGGATACGGTTTTGAATCTTGGATTGAATGAGAAAATAGCAAAAGCTCTTGCCGAAAAGGTGGATCCAAGATTTGCTTATGATAGCTACCGCCGCTTGCTTCAAATGTATGGAGATGTTGTTATGGGAGTTGATCATGATGATTTTGAAGAAATCATTCAGAAAAAGAAAGATGAAAAAGGTGTGAAGTCTGATTCTGAGCTAAAAGGAGAAGACTGGAAGGAAATTGCCGAGAAATTTAAGGCTCTTATTAAGGAAAAAACAGGGAAAGATTTTCCGGAAGACCCAAAGGAACAACTTAGAGGAGCAATTAACGCTGTTTTTGCCTCTTGGGATAACAAAAGGGCAAGAGAATATAGAAGAATTCATAATATTCCGGAAAATTTGGGAACGGCTGTAAATGTTCAGGCTATGGTTTTTGGTAATAAGGGAGAAGGGAGTGGAACTGGGGTTGCTTTCACAAGAAATCCCGCAACAGGAGAAAATACTTTTTATGGAGAATATTTGCTTAATGCTCAAGGAGAAGATGTGGTCGCAGGTATTAGAACTCCAGGGCCAATTACTCATAAACAGAAGATAGAGTCTGGTTCTCCTATAGAGGCTCTTGAAGACCTAATGCCAGATATATATGCTCAGCTTGAGGATGTTAGAAAGAAGCTTGAAACTCACCTAAAGGAGATGCAAGATCTTGAATTTACAATAGAAAATAATAAACTTTGGGTTCTTCAGACAAGAACAGGTAAAAGAACAGCGATGGCAGCTGTAAGGATTGCTGCGGATATGGTAGAAGAAGGGCTCATTACTAAGGAAGAAGCTATTATGAGGATTAGCCCTGAGCAGATTGATCAATTACTCCATCCGATGATAGATCCAAAAGCAAAGGTAGAGGTTATTGCGAGGGGACTTCCAGCTTCTCCTGGAGCGGCTTCAGGAGAGGTTGTTTTCACTGCGGAAGAAGCCGTGGAAAAGGCTAATAGTGGAAAAAAAGTGCTCCTTGTGAGGCATGTGACGTCTCCTGAAGACATTGCTGGGATGCACGCTGCTGAAGGGATATTAACTTCCAGGGGTGGAATGACGTCTCATGCAGCTGTGGTTGCGAGAGGAATGGGTAAACCTTGTATTGTTGGAGCAGAAAGTATAAGTATAGATTATAATAGTAAAAGTTTTAAAGTTAAAGATATTGTCGTAAAAGAAGGAGATTTTATAACAATTGATGGTAGCACAGGAGCTGTGATGTTAGGCGAAGTTCCTACAATAGAACCTGAAATTTCTGGAAGTTTTCAAAAAATAATGGAATGGGCTGATGAAATTAGAAGACTTGGGGTTAGGGCAAATGCTGATACTCCTACGGATGCTAAAAAAGCGAGAGATTTTGGAGCGGAAGGAATTGGACTTGCAAGAACAGAACATATGTTCTTTGGAGAAGATAGAATTCCTGCTATGAGAGAGATGATTTTATCTGAAACTCCAGAAGAAAGAGAAAGAGCCTTAAAGAAAATTCTTCCAATGCAAAGAGAAGATTTTGAAGGCTTATTTAGGGTTATGGATGGTTATCCTGTTATAATAAGGCTTCTTGATCCTCCTTTACACGAATTTTTGCCAGAGGATCCTAAGGCAATAGAGGAACTTGCTCAAAATATGGGTATTTCAGTGAAGAAAGTTGAAGAAAAGATAAAAAGTCTTGAAGAAGCTAATCCGATGTTAGGACTTCGGGGTTGCCGCCTTGGAATTTTAATGCCTGAAATTACAGAAATGCAAGCAAGAGCAATTTTGGAAGCAGCTGTAAATGTGGCTAAAGAGAATGTGAAAGTTCTTCCTAAAATTATGATTCCTCTTGCGGCAAGGAAGGAAGAAGTAGCTTCTCAAAGAGAAATCATTGATAAAGTAGCTAAACAAGTTTTTGAAGAAAAAGGTATGAGTGTGGAGTATCAAGTTGGGACGATGATAGAACTCCCAAGAGCAGCTTTGACAGCAGATGAGATTGCAGAAGTTGCTGATTTCTTCTCTTATGGGACAAATGACCTTACTCAGACAACCTATGGATTTTCCAGAGATGATGTTGGTAAATACACTCCTGAATATATAGAAAAGGGTATTCTTCCTAATGATCCTTTCCAAACATTGGACCAGGAGGGTGTTGGGCAGTTAATTGAAATTGGTCTAAAGAAAGGGAAAAAGACAAATCCAAAACTTGAGGTTGGTATCTGTGGAGAACATGGAGGAGATCCTGCATCAATTGAGTTTTGTCATCGTATAGGTCTTGACTATGTGAGTTGCTCACCATTTAGGGTTCCTGTTGCAAGACTTGCTGCAGCTCAGGCTGTTCTGAAAGAGAAAAATAAATAA
- the thyX gene encoding FAD-dependent thymidylate synthase, whose amino-acid sequence MKVSLIDSDPIEKCIIAARTSHGSTSDNMGPKDKNLIKNLIKWGHTSIFEHCNYTFKIEGVSRALLQELVRHRMASYTVRSTRYTLKDLIKDEEIGKAKSFNDYKKIVERYCVVPELPEKILKSFYKTTAQNLKSIFLFLNKYKIPNDIAKYLLPESFKTELVMSINVRSFRNFLQLRTSKNALWEIRKLAFLMYESIPLNHRILYEDLGL is encoded by the coding sequence ATGAAAGTTTCTCTAATAGACTCAGATCCAATAGAAAAATGCATAATAGCTGCAAGGACTTCTCACGGTTCAACCTCAGACAATATGGGGCCAAAAGATAAAAATCTAATTAAGAATTTAATAAAATGGGGACATACCTCTATTTTTGAACACTGTAATTATACTTTTAAGATAGAAGGAGTTTCACGGGCTCTTCTCCAAGAGCTTGTTCGACATAGAATGGCAAGTTATACTGTTCGTTCAACAAGATACACCTTAAAAGATCTTATAAAAGATGAAGAAATAGGAAAAGCAAAGAGCTTTAATGACTATAAAAAAATTGTTGAGAGATATTGTGTTGTTCCAGAATTACCAGAAAAAATTCTAAAAAGTTTTTATAAGACAACCGCTCAGAATTTAAAGTCCATTTTTTTATTTCTAAATAAGTACAAAATCCCTAATGACATTGCAAAGTATCTTCTACCCGAATCTTTCAAAACCGAGTTAGTTATGAGTATAAATGTGCGGAGTTTCAGAAATTTTCTCCAGTTAAGAACAAGTAAAAATGCTCTCTGGGAAATCAGAAAGCTTGCTTTTCTTATGTATGAATCAATCCCTCTAAATCACCGAATTTTATATGAAGATTTAGGCCTATAA
- a CDS encoding ATP phosphoribosyltransferase translates to MNKIRLGLPKGSLNSVDRGNTYQLFVDAGYEIRGYEPGKESDKNLKILNDPEIEVYLVRPQSAPVELNKGLLDIAIVGEDWVREESLANSKNNVFKIGDLEYGKIRMVAAVPKEKPYNSFKELFYMRKNEPILCFTEYINITRDYILKNEAYASIYGEKSPIVQIRGLVEGENEMVQIINSDGVTEGYIAKGADVIVDNSQSGKTLKEYGLKEIEEIMQSSAGLYGGPTCKEWKRKKAEDIFQNLYGAVVAKKYFDVKFNVPNNNIEKVRNYLISNKLCADEPTIIKGEKFSQVNILITKERFPLVLSDLKKTYKISAIVRNEIKQFVK, encoded by the coding sequence ATGAATAAGATTAGATTGGGGCTTCCAAAAGGAAGTTTAAATAGTGTAGATAGAGGTAACACATATCAGTTATTCGTAGACGCAGGTTATGAAATAAGGGGGTATGAACCTGGAAAAGAATCAGACAAAAATCTAAAAATTTTAAATGATCCAGAAATTGAAGTTTATCTTGTAAGACCTCAAAGTGCTCCAGTTGAATTAAATAAAGGGCTCTTAGACATAGCAATTGTGGGAGAAGACTGGGTAAGAGAAGAAAGTCTTGCAAATTCTAAAAACAATGTTTTTAAAATAGGAGATCTCGAATATGGAAAAATAAGAATGGTTGCAGCTGTTCCAAAAGAGAAACCATATAACTCATTTAAAGAACTTTTCTATATGAGAAAAAATGAACCAATTTTGTGCTTTACCGAATACATAAACATCACAAGAGATTATATTTTAAAAAATGAAGCATATGCCTCAATTTATGGAGAAAAAAGCCCAATCGTCCAAATTAGAGGTCTTGTAGAAGGAGAAAATGAAATGGTTCAGATTATTAACTCTGATGGAGTAACAGAAGGTTACATCGCAAAAGGTGCAGATGTTATAGTAGACAATTCCCAAAGTGGAAAAACACTTAAAGAATATGGGCTGAAAGAAATAGAGGAAATTATGCAATCTTCTGCAGGACTTTATGGAGGGCCAACCTGTAAAGAATGGAAAAGGAAAAAAGCTGAGGATATATTCCAAAATTTGTATGGAGCAGTTGTGGCAAAAAAATATTTTGATGTGAAATTTAATGTTCCAAATAATAACATTGAGAAAGTTAGAAATTATCTAATTTCTAACAAATTATGCGCTGATGAACCAACAATAATAAAAGGAGAAAAATTTTCTCAAGTCAATATCTTAATTACCAAAGAAAGATTTCCTTTGGTCTTGAGTGATTTAAAAAAAACTTACAAAATATCTGCAATTGTCAGAAACGAAATAAAGCAATTTGTTAAATAA
- a CDS encoding DUF362 domain-containing protein: MNRRDFLKKLFSIAVIAGVSSTFKGKSLFAEERKEEVFPDLVAVKGGSPEKMFDEGIKALGGMRRFVKKGEIVVVKPNIAWIAKPESAANTNPGLVKRIIEHCFWAGARKVYVFDHTCDDSFTTYKISGIESVAKEAGATIAYANKESYYQEVVIPEAYILKKVKVHELILESDVFINVPILKHHSSAKMTSAFKNLMGVVWDRFYYHRTDLDRCIAEFPLYRKPNLTVVDAYNVLKNGPRFRSMEDVLKKEIQLLGVDIVALDVASSKILGENPENIKYIIYGEKLGLGKTNLEELNIKRITL; this comes from the coding sequence ATGAATAGGAGAGATTTCTTAAAAAAGTTATTTTCTATAGCAGTAATTGCAGGGGTTTCTTCTACTTTTAAAGGAAAATCTTTATTCGCAGAAGAAAGAAAAGAAGAGGTTTTCCCAGATCTTGTTGCGGTTAAAGGTGGGAGTCCTGAAAAAATGTTTGATGAAGGAATAAAAGCTCTTGGAGGGATGAGGAGATTTGTAAAAAAAGGAGAAATTGTTGTAGTAAAGCCAAATATTGCCTGGATTGCAAAACCTGAGAGTGCGGCGAATACAAATCCAGGATTGGTTAAAAGAATTATTGAGCATTGTTTTTGGGCAGGCGCAAGAAAAGTTTATGTTTTTGACCATACTTGTGATGACTCTTTTACAACCTATAAGATTAGTGGAATCGAGAGTGTAGCAAAAGAAGCTGGTGCCACTATTGCTTATGCAAATAAAGAGTCTTATTATCAGGAGGTAGTGATTCCAGAAGCTTATATTCTGAAGAAAGTGAAAGTTCATGAGTTAATTTTAGAAAGCGATGTTTTTATAAATGTTCCTATATTAAAACATCATAGTAGCGCGAAGATGACTTCTGCCTTTAAGAATTTAATGGGAGTTGTGTGGGATAGATTTTATTACCATAGAACAGATCTTGATAGATGTATTGCTGAGTTTCCTTTATATAGAAAACCGAACCTCACAGTTGTGGATGCTTATAATGTGTTAAAAAATGGCCCAAGATTTCGTTCTATGGAGGATGTTTTGAAGAAGGAGATCCAGCTTTTAGGAGTAGATATTGTAGCTTTGGATGTTGCTTCTTCAAAAATATTAGGGGAGAATCCGGAAAACATAAAATATATAATTTATGGAGAAAAACTTGGTCTTGGTAAAACTAATCTTGAAGAATTAAATATAAAGAGAATCACCCTCTGA
- a CDS encoding 4Fe-4S dicluster domain-containing protein, with protein MINYLIKPIFVVINNLGEFFLRKRGFYFFRILDFPDFNLFIISILGLILGGVIYFSLKEGRFYCNSICPLGTFLSLVSFRSLCRIEIDKLRCTSCGICEFNCKGSCINSKEKIIDDFSCIRCFNCLSICPFSAIRFRFVSFIKKRKEKNIERRKFILYLTYICFLGINLFLREKGKKLSNSSPPTPPGSISLKRFLSKCTSCYLCVNRCPTGVLRPSLFQYGIFGAFVPFMDFRSGYCSYECNECLNICPTNAILPFRLEEKKKIQIGRVNFTQDFCVVYKNKTNCGACAEICPTEAIRMVPYKGLLSIPFTEPSICVGCGGCAFVCPATPKAIVIETNLVHREVKSFERSKNKKENRKEEFPF; from the coding sequence ATGATAAATTATTTAATAAAACCAATTTTTGTTGTGATTAATAATTTGGGAGAGTTTTTTCTTAGAAAGAGAGGGTTTTATTTTTTTCGAATATTGGATTTTCCTGACTTTAATCTTTTTATTATCTCAATCCTTGGGTTAATTTTAGGTGGAGTTATATATTTTTCTTTAAAAGAAGGAAGGTTTTATTGTAATTCTATCTGCCCTCTTGGGACTTTCTTAAGTTTGGTTTCTTTTCGGTCCTTATGTAGAATAGAGATAGATAAATTAAGATGCACTTCTTGTGGAATTTGTGAATTCAATTGTAAGGGAAGCTGTATAAATTCAAAAGAAAAAATAATTGATGATTTTTCTTGTATAAGATGTTTTAATTGCCTTTCTATATGTCCTTTTTCTGCGATTAGATTTAGATTTGTCTCATTTATAAAGAAGAGAAAAGAAAAAAATATAGAAAGAAGGAAATTTATTCTTTATTTGACTTATATTTGTTTTTTAGGAATTAATTTGTTTTTGAGAGAAAAAGGCAAAAAACTTTCTAATTCTTCACCACCTACTCCTCCTGGTAGTATAAGTCTAAAGAGATTTCTTAGTAAATGCACTTCCTGCTATCTATGTGTAAATAGATGTCCAACAGGTGTCCTTCGCCCTTCTTTATTTCAATACGGGATTTTCGGAGCTTTCGTTCCTTTTATGGATTTTAGAAGTGGTTATTGTTCTTATGAGTGTAATGAGTGTTTAAATATATGTCCAACCAATGCAATTTTACCTTTTAGATTGGAAGAGAAAAAGAAAATTCAAATAGGAAGGGTTAATTTCACTCAAGATTTTTGTGTTGTGTATAAAAACAAAACCAATTGCGGAGCCTGTGCTGAGATATGTCCTACAGAAGCCATCAGAATGGTTCCATATAAGGGTTTATTATCAATACCTTTTACAGAGCCCTCAATTTGTGTTGGATGTGGAGGATGTGCGTTTGTTTGCCCGGCAACTCCAAAAGCAATTGTTATAGAGACAAACCTCGTACATAGAGAAGTAAAGAGCTTTGAGAGATCAAAGAACAAAAAGGAAAACAGAAAAGAAGAATTCCCCTTTTAA
- a CDS encoding branched-chain amino acid transaminase has protein sequence MSFGEGKIWFDGKFVDWEEAKIHVLSHVVHYGSSVFEGTRCYNTKKGPAIFRHKEHLKRLYDSAKIYRMEIPYTMEEFGDAIIETIRVNKLKECYIRPIIFRGYGPMGVNPLKNPIHCVIAVWEWGTYLGEGVLEKGISVQVSSWNRCAPNTMPFLAKAGGNYLNSQLIKMEATMNGFDEGIALDSYGYVSEGSGENIFVVRNNVIYTPPSSSSILPGVTRHSIFILARDLGIRIEKHFIPREALYIADEIFLTGTAAEITPVTKVDNIVVGDGKRGPITKKLQDEFFGIVRGEKEDRHNWLTFVYE, from the coding sequence ATGAGTTTTGGTGAAGGAAAAATTTGGTTTGATGGTAAATTTGTAGATTGGGAAGAAGCAAAGATCCATGTTTTGTCTCATGTGGTTCATTATGGTTCGAGTGTTTTTGAGGGAACCAGATGTTATAATACAAAAAAAGGTCCTGCTATTTTCCGGCACAAAGAGCATCTGAAAAGATTATATGATTCTGCGAAAATATATAGAATGGAAATTCCTTATACAATGGAGGAATTTGGAGATGCGATAATTGAAACCATTAGGGTTAATAAGCTCAAAGAGTGTTATATAAGGCCAATTATATTTAGGGGTTATGGACCAATGGGAGTTAATCCTTTAAAGAACCCAATTCATTGTGTTATAGCTGTTTGGGAGTGGGGGACCTATCTTGGAGAGGGAGTCCTTGAGAAGGGAATTTCGGTTCAGGTTTCTTCTTGGAATCGTTGTGCTCCAAATACAATGCCTTTTCTTGCAAAAGCTGGAGGAAATTATCTTAATTCTCAGTTGATTAAGATGGAAGCCACTATGAATGGTTTTGATGAAGGGATTGCTTTGGATTCTTATGGGTATGTCTCTGAGGGTTCTGGAGAGAATATATTTGTTGTAAGAAATAATGTGATTTATACTCCTCCCTCCAGTTCTTCCATTTTGCCAGGGGTGACCCGTCATAGCATTTTTATTCTTGCAAGAGACCTTGGCATCCGGATTGAGAAACATTTTATTCCCCGGGAAGCTTTATATATTGCAGATGAAATATTTCTTACAGGGACAGCAGCAGAGATAACTCCTGTTACTAAGGTGGATAATATAGTGGTGGGAGATGGAAAAAGGGGGCCAATTACAAAAAAGCTTCAAGATGAATTTTTTGGGATCGTGAGGGGTGAGAAAGAAGATCGACACAATTGGCTCACGTTTGTTTATGAATAA